The following are from one region of the Marinomonas sp. CT5 genome:
- the recC gene encoding exodeoxyribonuclease V subunit gamma, whose product MFQLYTSNRLEDLAVLLAKILAVSPPENPFDDEAILVQNPGMAQWLKMYLAESHSIAAGLVFPLPSTFVWQTFAHTLDDIPAQSEFNKPFLVWRLMRLLDARLAEPEFQALSWYLQEDDTQIRRFQLCSSIADIYDQYLVYRPDWIKTWESANTDDKALQALFDQQPWQAILWRDLVADVSQQGTSLYHRGNLIEALHEATQSRGRPAGVPERIFIFGVSSLPPNTLESLRVLAASGWIDVHLFLQNPCRFYWGDVVDKHYLGREIKRQTLKPGLSTDTLHLDANPLLASWGRLGRDYIAQLQEMADNELEVFEDYLNDESSGLLQWIQQDVLSLENHGSQQERDAKIRDSSYRHPIAADDQSIRVHLCHSPLREVEVLHDQLLHMFETDPSLTPKDVIVMLPDVNTYSPFVKAVFGSVKGNAQGRKHIPFALIDQSGGMENPIVDAYLYLLGLGESRFTLSELISVLEVPAVLARFELTADELERIRQWATEVGIRWGLDGNTAQQHDLPMQESHTWLNGVRRMLLGYAMGHDHIWEGTLSYGDVEGLEASVAGKLADFLVAINDAQAKLMESLAPKEWISTLYYLADRFFLVEEDDGFPALLSKQLDALTLQWQQAHFDAPLDQQVIRQLLSPLLQESQGGQRFLAGRVNFCTLMPMRSVPFKVIYVLGLNEGDYPRSVAPVGFDLMVGQYRSGDRSRREDDKYLFLEALMSARDCFYISYVGRSIQDNSEKNPSILVSELLEYIGQSCVFSGDEALAPDDAQKALFERLILEHPLQPFNAAYYSNPQTADSALANRTQDARLYSYDEQWLPALLSVPVDDEAQVFSPLEGLEQPRIDLALDELSRFIGHPTRYFTQRRLKAYLSLQEEEEKEDEPFALDGLAGYQLRENLLQAMLKGDEASFVERLSLMGALPYGALGRLSLQQSRGQCRQLLSVLQGYALEECEPIEVNLTMGSIVLQAWLDLPTATTRLSYRIGDLSAHQKMQAWIEHLALCAQGTPKEHHLINLTKTGKLLQHSFIIIPPNDAQDYLNTMLALLQQGLCQPIALPAKSADAWCKSYCSSKTLEDADIAWEQALKLYQDNSSAFTRSEVDDAYWQRYFPDLNRQKAQFVSLCEQIWLPMHRHLEVIE is encoded by the coding sequence ATGTTTCAACTTTACACAAGTAACCGTCTAGAAGATTTGGCTGTGTTGCTTGCGAAGATTTTGGCTGTTTCACCGCCAGAAAATCCGTTTGATGATGAAGCCATCTTGGTGCAAAACCCTGGCATGGCACAATGGTTGAAAATGTATTTGGCTGAATCCCATTCCATTGCCGCGGGGTTGGTGTTTCCTTTGCCTTCTACCTTTGTGTGGCAAACCTTTGCGCACACACTGGATGATATTCCGGCACAGAGTGAATTTAACAAACCTTTTTTGGTATGGCGTTTAATGCGTTTGTTAGATGCGCGTTTGGCGGAACCTGAGTTTCAGGCGTTGAGTTGGTATCTGCAAGAAGACGACACGCAAATTAGGCGTTTTCAGTTGTGCAGTAGCATTGCCGATATTTACGACCAATATTTGGTGTATCGTCCTGATTGGATCAAGACTTGGGAGTCAGCCAATACGGATGATAAAGCGTTGCAGGCGTTGTTTGATCAGCAACCTTGGCAAGCCATTTTGTGGCGTGATCTGGTGGCCGATGTTAGTCAGCAAGGGACTTCTTTGTATCATAGAGGAAACTTGATCGAAGCCCTGCATGAGGCGACCCAGTCTAGAGGGCGTCCTGCGGGTGTGCCAGAGCGAATTTTTATTTTTGGTGTGTCTTCGCTACCACCCAATACCCTTGAGTCTCTTCGAGTGCTGGCCGCTTCTGGCTGGATTGATGTGCATTTATTCTTGCAGAACCCTTGCCGTTTTTACTGGGGGGATGTGGTCGATAAACACTACTTGGGTCGAGAGATTAAACGTCAAACACTCAAGCCGGGCTTGAGTACCGATACCTTGCATTTGGACGCAAACCCATTGTTGGCAAGCTGGGGGCGACTTGGTCGTGATTATATCGCCCAGCTACAAGAAATGGCCGATAACGAATTAGAAGTGTTTGAAGACTACCTAAATGATGAATCCAGTGGTCTATTGCAGTGGATTCAGCAAGATGTGCTGTCCCTAGAAAACCATGGTTCACAGCAAGAGCGAGACGCCAAGATTCGCGATTCGAGCTATCGACATCCTATCGCTGCCGATGATCAAAGTATTCGTGTGCATTTGTGCCACAGCCCTTTGCGCGAAGTGGAAGTGCTGCACGATCAGCTTTTGCATATGTTCGAGACAGATCCGAGCCTGACACCAAAAGATGTCATCGTCATGTTGCCCGATGTGAATACTTATAGCCCGTTCGTTAAGGCGGTTTTCGGCTCGGTTAAAGGTAACGCGCAGGGCAGAAAGCACATTCCATTTGCCTTGATCGACCAATCTGGCGGCATGGAAAATCCCATCGTCGACGCGTATTTGTATTTGCTGGGCTTAGGTGAAAGCCGTTTTACCTTGTCAGAACTGATCAGTGTGTTGGAAGTGCCAGCCGTGTTAGCGCGTTTTGAACTGACCGCTGACGAGCTAGAACGCATTCGCCAGTGGGCGACCGAAGTAGGCATTCGTTGGGGGCTGGATGGCAACACCGCGCAACAGCATGATTTGCCCATGCAAGAATCCCACACTTGGCTCAATGGCGTGCGCCGCATGTTATTGGGTTATGCCATGGGCCATGATCATATTTGGGAAGGCACGCTCAGTTACGGTGATGTAGAAGGTTTGGAAGCCTCTGTGGCGGGCAAATTGGCGGATTTTTTGGTCGCCATTAATGACGCCCAAGCCAAACTGATGGAATCTCTTGCTCCTAAAGAGTGGATTTCTACTTTGTATTATTTGGCTGATCGCTTTTTCTTGGTGGAGGAGGACGACGGTTTTCCCGCCTTGCTCAGCAAGCAGCTAGACGCGTTGACCCTGCAGTGGCAGCAAGCCCATTTTGATGCGCCATTGGATCAACAAGTGATCCGTCAATTGTTATCGCCCTTGTTGCAAGAGTCCCAAGGTGGGCAGCGCTTTTTAGCCGGGCGAGTCAATTTTTGTACTCTGATGCCCATGCGCTCTGTGCCATTTAAAGTGATTTATGTACTGGGTTTAAACGAAGGGGATTACCCGCGAAGCGTGGCGCCTGTGGGCTTTGATCTTATGGTTGGGCAATATCGCAGTGGCGACCGAAGCCGACGAGAAGACGACAAATACCTGTTCCTCGAAGCGCTGATGTCGGCACGAGATTGTTTTTACATCAGTTATGTTGGTCGCAGCATTCAAGATAACAGTGAGAAGAATCCGTCCATATTAGTCAGTGAACTGCTGGAATACATAGGTCAAAGCTGTGTGTTTTCAGGGGATGAGGCACTGGCACCAGACGACGCGCAAAAGGCGTTATTTGAACGCTTGATTCTTGAACATCCTTTGCAGCCCTTTAATGCGGCTTATTATTCCAACCCACAAACGGCGGATTCAGCCTTGGCAAATCGGACACAAGATGCCCGTTTATACAGCTACGACGAGCAATGGTTGCCCGCTTTGCTTAGCGTTCCTGTAGACGATGAGGCTCAGGTGTTTTCTCCATTGGAGGGCTTGGAACAACCAAGGATAGATTTAGCGCTGGATGAATTGTCACGATTCATCGGGCACCCGACTCGCTACTTTACTCAGCGTCGATTGAAAGCCTATTTAAGCCTGCAAGAAGAGGAAGAAAAAGAAGATGAACCCTTCGCGCTGGATGGCTTAGCGGGTTACCAATTACGAGAAAACTTGCTGCAAGCCATGTTGAAAGGCGATGAAGCGTCGTTTGTCGAGCGTTTGTCCTTGATGGGCGCGTTACCTTACGGGGCATTAGGCCGTTTGTCTTTGCAGCAGAGCCGTGGCCAATGTCGTCAGTTATTGTCTGTTTTGCAAGGTTACGCGCTGGAAGAGTGCGAGCCCATTGAAGTGAATTTGACGATGGGCAGCATTGTGCTGCAAGCCTGGTTGGATTTGCCAACGGCGACGACGCGCTTGTCTTATCGCATTGGTGATTTATCGGCACATCAAAAAATGCAGGCGTGGATCGAACACTTGGCCTTGTGCGCGCAAGGAACACCAAAAGAGCACCACCTAATTAATTTGACCAAAACGGGCAAGTTGCTACAGCACAGTTTTATTATCATTCCACCGAACGACGCTCAAGATTATCTGAATACTATGCTGGCCTTGTTGCAACAAGGCTTGTGTCAGCCGATTGCTTTGCCAGCGAAAAGCGCGGACGCATGGTGCAAGAGTTATTGTTCCAGCAAGACCCTTGAAGATGCTGATATCGCTTGGGAGCAGGCGTTGAAACTTTATCAAGACAACAGCTCTGCGTTTACTCGCAGTGAAGTCGATGATGCCTATTGGCAGCGTTATTTTCCGGACTTGAATCGTCAAAAGGCGCAGTTTGTCTCCTTGTGTGAGCAAATTTGGTTGCCCATGCATCGTCACTTGGAGGTCATAGAATGA
- a CDS encoding KilA-N domain-containing protein, whose product MGIIATKAHKLHILSEEIRILDGLYSLNDLHKVSGAKNNHRPSLFVRTDQTKELIEEVTQSTDMCLAIKTRKGGGSPGTWVCKELVYAYAMWISPKFHLHVIRAFDQLVTQPRLSDTTERKALNICVRSLANARSHAGEPADYASVWKMVNGYLGVAHIEEATVDQVERGVEFVQRAIEGEYIGRLDAPIANPNAELESRVAALEATTTSLEKELIFIHSHAEKLTQDFNGTIYPALKGLNPKFFAGVRERMFCIYSHSSKRSVDGWKQQSLLSSQQTH is encoded by the coding sequence ATGGGAATCATAGCAACCAAAGCACATAAGCTCCATATCTTGTCAGAAGAAATACGAATCTTAGATGGTTTGTATTCTCTTAATGATCTACACAAAGTGTCCGGTGCAAAAAACAACCATCGACCAAGCCTTTTTGTACGTACAGACCAAACAAAAGAATTGATCGAAGAAGTAACCCAAAGCACAGATATGTGCTTAGCTATCAAAACTAGGAAAGGTGGGGGGAGTCCTGGCACTTGGGTCTGCAAAGAGCTGGTGTATGCGTATGCAATGTGGATCAGTCCAAAATTCCATCTTCATGTTATCCGTGCTTTTGATCAGCTTGTAACGCAACCAAGACTTTCTGATACCACCGAACGAAAAGCGTTGAATATTTGTGTTCGCTCATTGGCAAATGCTCGCTCTCATGCTGGCGAGCCAGCTGACTATGCAAGCGTTTGGAAAATGGTAAACGGTTATCTTGGTGTTGCTCATATTGAAGAGGCCACAGTTGATCAAGTAGAGAGGGGTGTGGAGTTTGTGCAAAGAGCTATTGAAGGTGAATACATTGGCCGACTAGACGCTCCTATTGCCAATCCAAACGCAGAATTAGAGAGCAGAGTGGCAGCACTTGAAGCCACAACGACCTCATTGGAAAAAGAGCTTATCTTTATCCACAGCCATGCTGAGAAATTAACCCAAGACTTTAACGGCACGATTTACCCAGCATTAAAGGGACTTAATCCAAAGTTTTTTGCCGGTGTTCGTGAGCGTATGTTTTGTATCTACTCCCATAGCTCAAAAAGATCTGTCGATGGCTGGAAACAACAATCTCTTTTATCTTCACAGCAGACGCATTAA
- a CDS encoding Arc family DNA-binding protein, which translates to MRKDVAFQLRIPEELKEWVKDKAKKEDRSMNNLIVRELRKVKEQEQLSK; encoded by the coding sequence ATGAGAAAAGATGTGGCATTTCAATTGCGCATTCCTGAAGAACTTAAGGAGTGGGTGAAAGATAAGGCGAAAAAAGAAGATCGTTCGATGAACAATTTAATCGTGCGGGAGTTGAGGAAAGTGAAGGAGCAAGAGCAGTTAAGCAAGTAA
- a CDS encoding Arc family DNA-binding protein, whose amino-acid sequence MTKRNPQINVRLPEELKQMVHDRAEKNGRSVNSEIVEIIERAVFLGDSGAGLISAEHARKMSNAVRREAYSVFLGICIEQIKAAYESGDDTAIAEFHLIESEQAFDETVPKVKAKLEELGYTCDIDMGGLVINF is encoded by the coding sequence ATGACCAAGCGAAACCCACAAATTAATGTCCGTTTGCCTGAAGAGTTGAAGCAAATGGTTCACGATAGGGCTGAGAAAAACGGCAGGTCTGTAAACTCTGAGATTGTTGAAATAATTGAGAGGGCCGTATTTTTAGGGGATTCTGGTGCTGGCCTCATATCAGCCGAGCATGCTAGAAAAATGTCCAATGCGGTAAGAAGAGAGGCGTACTCAGTATTCTTAGGTATTTGCATTGAGCAAATTAAAGCGGCCTACGAGTCTGGTGATGACACGGCAATCGCGGAATTTCACTTAATTGAATCAGAGCAAGCATTTGACGAGACTGTTCCGAAAGTAAAAGCAAAACTAGAAGAGCTGGGTTATACATGTGATATTGACATGGGGGGACTAGTGATTAACTTCTAA
- a CDS encoding HNH endonuclease family protein produces MVTFFHSHILIVILLVLSASSQASEIVKKSKSAICHTPGSQYYSRTKNFTSYDTLDQCLASGGRLPKGQSYTSQSKPKVVSETPTKYSRDEFGRGWADEDKDCQNTRQEILISLSTAPVRFSDDRECRVTFGRWISMYSGEVIFDASKIDIDHIVPLKWAWDNGADKWSKEKREQFANDPVNLVAVEASLNRQKGAKGLDEWQPPKNQTQYKARYERVLKKYGIQITIR; encoded by the coding sequence GTGGTGACGTTTTTTCATAGTCATATTTTAATAGTTATTTTACTGGTTTTATCAGCTTCATCACAAGCTAGTGAAATCGTAAAAAAGTCTAAATCAGCTATTTGCCATACACCAGGCTCTCAGTATTACAGCCGAACCAAGAACTTTACTTCATACGACACATTAGATCAGTGCCTTGCTAGTGGTGGCCGATTACCCAAAGGCCAAAGCTACACCTCACAGTCAAAGCCTAAAGTCGTATCAGAAACACCAACCAAATACAGTCGCGACGAATTTGGAAGAGGCTGGGCTGATGAAGATAAAGACTGTCAAAACACCCGCCAAGAAATTTTGATTTCTCTGTCTACAGCGCCTGTTCGTTTCTCCGATGATAGAGAGTGTCGAGTAACGTTTGGTCGTTGGATTTCGATGTACTCAGGTGAAGTTATCTTTGACGCGTCAAAGATAGATATAGACCACATCGTGCCATTGAAATGGGCTTGGGATAATGGTGCTGATAAATGGAGCAAAGAAAAACGAGAGCAGTTTGCTAACGATCCGGTCAATCTAGTTGCAGTGGAGGCTTCATTAAACCGCCAAAAGGGTGCAAAAGGGCTTGATGAGTGGCAACCGCCAAAAAACCAAACACAGTACAAGGCAAGGTATGAACGAGTATTGAAAAAATATGGAATACAGATAACTATACGTTAG